The following are from one region of the Roseofilum casamattae BLCC-M143 genome:
- a CDS encoding CobW family GTP-binding protein, giving the protein MTISMPELAVKRGMPVTIITGFLGSGKTTLLNHILSNNQNLKVAALVNEFGDINIDSQLLVSMDEDMVELSNGCICCTINDGLVDAAYRMLEREDGVDHLVIETTGVADPLPIILTFLGTELRELTRLDSIITMVDTETFTPDHFDSEAALKQVAYADITILNKTDLASSEQLEKLETYIGSMKAGARILHSQHGQVPLPLILDVWCNNPEAYADLVQEEIEQTDCDRKHHGHDHHGHDHHGHDHHGHDHHDREHHHHHSSHLDNDGFVSVAFESDRPFYIEKFQHFLEERLPQNVFRAKGILWFEESDLRNIFQLSGPRFDLKGEQWRTAPRNQLVFIGRHLNGDEIRQELTDCLVR; this is encoded by the coding sequence ATGACAATTTCCATGCCAGAGTTGGCTGTCAAACGGGGAATGCCCGTTACCATCATTACCGGGTTTCTAGGCAGTGGCAAAACAACTCTTTTGAATCATATTCTCAGCAACAATCAAAATTTGAAAGTTGCTGCTTTAGTGAACGAATTTGGCGATATCAACATCGATAGTCAGCTTTTGGTATCGATGGATGAAGATATGGTGGAACTCAGCAATGGTTGTATTTGCTGCACCATTAATGATGGCTTAGTCGATGCGGCTTATCGAATGTTGGAACGGGAAGATGGCGTAGATCACCTGGTAATTGAAACTACAGGTGTTGCCGATCCACTGCCGATTATCCTGACCTTTTTAGGCACGGAACTGCGGGAGCTGACGCGCCTGGATTCCATTATTACGATGGTGGATACTGAAACGTTTACCCCCGACCATTTTGACAGCGAGGCGGCCCTGAAACAAGTTGCCTATGCCGATATTACGATTTTGAATAAAACGGACTTAGCTTCTTCCGAGCAATTGGAGAAGCTAGAAACTTATATTGGCAGTATGAAAGCTGGAGCCAGGATTCTTCATAGCCAGCATGGGCAGGTACCTTTACCACTCATTTTGGATGTGTGGTGCAATAACCCCGAAGCCTACGCCGATTTGGTGCAGGAAGAAATCGAGCAAACCGATTGCGATCGCAAACATCACGGACACGACCATCACGGACACGACCACCACGGACACGACCACCACGGGCACGACCACCACGATCGCGAGCATCATCATCACCACTCCTCCCATCTCGATAATGATGGATTTGTTTCTGTTGCATTTGAGAGCGATCGCCCCTTCTATATCGAAAAGTTTCAACATTTCTTAGAGGAGCGACTACCGCAAAATGTCTTTCGAGCTAAAGGCATTCTCTGGTTTGAGGAAAGTGACCTCCGCAACATCTTCCAATTGAGCGGCCCCCGCTTCGACCTGAAAGGGGAACAATGGCGCACGGCACCTCGAAATCAACTTGTTTTTATCGGGCGACATCTGAATGGCGATGAGATTCGGCAAGAGCTGACTGATTGCCTTGTCCGATAG
- the hisI gene encoding phosphoribosyl-AMP cyclohydrolase, whose protein sequence is MSSPFAARTSVEAVEEGMLLAPKFDVNGLIPVITTDAATGEVLMHAYMNEAALLKTVETGEAHYYSRSRQQLWHKGATSGLVQTVQQLLIDDDQDCLWMKVKVAGSGASCHVGYRSCFYRQISPGEGDVKASRPIALVLTETTKTFDPVAIYGDAPNPTQL, encoded by the coding sequence ATGTCATCACCATTTGCTGCCCGGACTTCAGTTGAAGCCGTCGAAGAAGGAATGCTCTTGGCCCCTAAGTTTGATGTCAATGGGCTAATCCCTGTAATAACTACGGATGCTGCAACCGGCGAGGTGCTGATGCACGCCTATATGAATGAAGCGGCGTTGCTAAAAACCGTTGAAACCGGCGAAGCCCACTACTACAGCCGCAGCCGTCAGCAGCTCTGGCACAAAGGAGCCACCAGTGGGTTGGTGCAAACCGTGCAGCAATTGCTGATTGATGATGACCAAGATTGTCTGTGGATGAAGGTCAAAGTAGCTGGTTCGGGGGCAAGTTGCCATGTGGGCTATCGCTCTTGCTTTTACCGTCAAATTTCTCCTGGTGAGGGCGATGTTAAGGCGAGTCGGCCTATTGCGCTCGTGCTTACAGAAACAACCAAAACGTTTGACCCCGTTGCCATCTATGGGGATGCTCCCAATCCGACTCAACTTTGA
- a CDS encoding WGR domain-containing protein, whose translation MTEDITYLELSEEQGVSHKFYEVTVQETQVTIRYGRIGDKGGIQTSDYPTPEKAKAAADKKIKEKLRKGYEPATKGVRQKRQVTRRQTTSSQSTAGSAPVLWKFNSGAAAFGIFISELACWVGNQDGRVFALDFQGQTINQFQLPEGVKCLVADDVWFYAGCDDGNVYDLSGKIPHLAYEIEENVDIFWLDIYDGLLAVSDAQGQVALFHPEDDFHWTRLSQGKCGWMVRCDRNGVYHGHSQGVTCYDLEAGRVQWSKKTEGSVLFGWQEAESVYAGTGKHFVYEFSKQGENRAHCKCDAAVYSCATDFQGNYIFAGDNCSSIYCFDRAGNRLWKLATGCGSALSMQWFERRLYLVTTSGYLACLDVSETAIQAAREGNLPQTAKLQAPKQQGTTISNTLETTSEATAGVVVRCIREGEKLRIRAISSGYNHDWNVQFPRNIREEGARYVVSELRESDRGKFYRAYGEIKKLVD comes from the coding sequence ATGACTGAAGACATCACTTACCTGGAATTGTCCGAAGAACAAGGGGTTTCGCACAAATTTTATGAAGTAACAGTCCAAGAAACCCAAGTCACCATTCGCTACGGACGCATTGGCGATAAGGGAGGCATTCAAACTAGCGATTATCCCACCCCAGAAAAAGCTAAAGCCGCTGCCGATAAGAAAATCAAAGAAAAACTACGCAAAGGCTACGAACCTGCGACGAAGGGAGTTCGCCAGAAACGCCAGGTCACGAGGCGCCAAACCACCAGCAGCCAGTCTACAGCCGGTTCTGCCCCCGTCTTATGGAAGTTCAACTCCGGGGCAGCAGCCTTCGGCATTTTTATTAGTGAATTAGCCTGTTGGGTGGGAAACCAAGATGGACGAGTCTTTGCCCTTGATTTCCAAGGGCAGACGATTAATCAGTTTCAACTACCGGAGGGAGTGAAATGTCTCGTCGCTGATGATGTCTGGTTTTACGCTGGATGCGATGATGGGAACGTTTACGATTTGTCCGGCAAAATTCCCCATTTAGCTTATGAAATTGAGGAAAATGTCGATATTTTCTGGCTGGATATTTACGATGGGTTGTTAGCGGTTTCTGACGCCCAAGGACAAGTGGCATTGTTCCATCCTGAAGATGACTTTCATTGGACGCGATTATCCCAAGGAAAATGTGGTTGGATGGTGCGCTGCGATCGCAATGGGGTTTATCACGGTCATAGCCAAGGTGTCACTTGCTATGACTTAGAAGCTGGACGAGTACAATGGTCTAAAAAGACCGAAGGTAGCGTATTATTTGGCTGGCAAGAAGCCGAAAGCGTTTATGCGGGAACGGGAAAACATTTTGTTTACGAATTTAGCAAACAAGGGGAGAATCGCGCTCATTGTAAATGCGATGCAGCAGTCTATTCTTGTGCGACGGATTTCCAGGGCAACTATATTTTTGCCGGGGACAACTGTTCGTCTATCTATTGTTTCGATCGCGCTGGAAACCGACTGTGGAAATTGGCGACGGGATGCGGTTCTGCCCTATCAATGCAATGGTTCGAGCGGCGGCTCTACCTGGTGACAACTAGCGGCTATCTCGCCTGTCTTGATGTTAGTGAAACCGCCATTCAAGCGGCCCGAGAAGGAAACTTACCCCAAACCGCGAAATTGCAAGCACCAAAACAGCAGGGAACGACAATTTCCAATACTCTTGAAACCACCTCCGAAGCCACAGCAGGAGTTGTCGTTCGCTGTATTCGCGAGGGCGAAAAGTTACGAATTCGCGCTATTTCTTCCGGTTATAATCATGACTGGAACGTTCAGTTTCCTCGTAATATCCGCGAAGAAGGAGCGCGGTATGTTGTGTCCGAACTTCGGGAATCGGATCGAGGTAAATTTTATCGCGCTTATGGTGAAATTAAAAAATTAGTAGATTAA
- a CDS encoding leucyl aminopeptidase: MEFQATKTLRLDWTGEALALGFYEDAIALTEDLVQLDTKLDGAISELMEDTEFKGKAGSSAFIRLGKKFPIRKVILVGLGLEDQMSLEMVRQVAASAAKLAQKERATALGISLPLLNDDRDLTVQGIVEGITLGLHQDTRFKSEPEEKSPQLTQVSLLGLAGTDRAIARAQAICSGVILARELVSAPANEVTPITLAETAEALSSEYGLAVEILEQEECEKRGMGAFLGVAKASDLPPKFIHLTYRPTGTARRKLAIVGKGLTFDSGGLNIKAGAGSSIDMMKVDMGGAGATLGAAKAIAQLKPDVEVHFISAATENMISGHAMHPGDILKASNGKTIEVNNTDAEGRLTLADALVFAEALGVDAIVDLATLTGACVVALGAKIGGLWTAEDSLATDFLKASELAGEQFWRMPIEESYFDSMKSVVADMKNTGGRAAGSITATLFLKQFVKETPWMHLDIAGPVWADKDDRYHSTGATGFPVRSLVNWVLG, translated from the coding sequence ATTGAATTTCAAGCGACAAAGACGCTACGGTTAGATTGGACGGGAGAAGCGCTGGCCCTAGGATTTTATGAGGACGCCATTGCACTAACGGAGGATCTAGTACAACTAGATACTAAACTGGATGGTGCGATTTCGGAGTTGATGGAAGACACGGAGTTCAAGGGTAAGGCAGGAAGTAGTGCTTTTATTCGTTTGGGGAAAAAGTTTCCCATTCGTAAGGTTATTTTGGTGGGTTTAGGTCTAGAAGACCAGATGAGTTTGGAGATGGTGCGTCAAGTGGCAGCATCGGCAGCGAAGTTGGCTCAGAAAGAGAGAGCGACGGCGTTGGGAATAAGCCTTCCTCTGCTGAATGACGATCGCGACTTAACCGTTCAAGGAATTGTCGAAGGGATTACGCTAGGGTTGCATCAAGATACTCGATTTAAGTCGGAACCGGAGGAGAAATCTCCACAGTTGACCCAGGTGTCGCTCTTGGGGTTGGCTGGAACCGATCGGGCGATCGCGAGAGCGCAAGCGATTTGTTCCGGGGTTATTTTAGCACGGGAGTTGGTCTCGGCACCGGCGAATGAAGTGACTCCAATTACCCTCGCGGAAACGGCTGAGGCTCTGTCCTCGGAATATGGTTTAGCGGTGGAAATTTTGGAGCAAGAGGAGTGCGAAAAACGAGGAATGGGAGCCTTTTTGGGGGTGGCGAAAGCGTCGGATTTGCCGCCGAAGTTTATTCATTTAACCTATCGACCGACAGGGACTGCGCGCCGCAAGTTGGCTATTGTGGGTAAAGGGTTAACGTTCGACTCTGGCGGCTTGAATATTAAGGCGGGTGCGGGCAGCAGTATTGATATGATGAAAGTCGATATGGGTGGTGCTGGGGCAACGTTAGGAGCGGCAAAGGCGATCGCGCAATTAAAACCCGATGTTGAAGTTCATTTTATCTCGGCGGCAACGGAAAATATGATTAGCGGTCATGCCATGCACCCCGGAGATATTTTGAAAGCATCCAATGGGAAAACCATTGAGGTGAATAATACGGATGCTGAAGGTCGGTTAACCCTGGCGGATGCTCTGGTATTTGCGGAAGCGCTGGGAGTGGATGCGATCGTTGATTTGGCGACGTTAACTGGTGCTTGTGTGGTGGCATTAGGGGCAAAAATTGGCGGGTTGTGGACGGCTGAGGATAGCTTAGCGACTGATTTTCTGAAGGCTTCAGAACTCGCTGGGGAACAGTTTTGGCGAATGCCAATTGAAGAGAGCTATTTTGATAGTATGAAATCGGTTGTTGCTGATATGAAAAATACCGGAGGACGTGCGGCAGGTTCGATTACGGCAACTCTATTTCTGAAGCAGTTTGTGAAGGAAACCCCTTGGATGCATTTGGATATTGCCGGTCCGGTTTGGGCTGATAAAGACGATCGCTACCATAGTACGGGAGCCACGGGTTTTCCCGTTCGTTCTTTGGTCAATTGGGTATTAGGTTAG
- a CDS encoding cyclic nucleotide-binding domain-containing protein codes for MFHRVAERNMHVVRWMLTIGWLLLIASLFYDPISLQLTQPESPLQSFQIDPQQCTMVQGDCVYETPYGLGAQIFWGMVIPNAVILLLVFGHETWRRVCPLSFLSQIPRALGMQRQRKITNAKTGKVRYELAKVKKDSWFGQNHLYLQFVLLCLGLCTRILFVDSNRIALGSFLLLTIVCAIAVGYLYGGKSWCQYFCPMAPVQLVYNGPRSIFGSEAHQGPKQTVTQSMCRTITGDGLEKSACVGCQSPCIDIDAERSYWEAIAKPGRSLVQYGYVGLVIGFYLYYQFYSGNPDYYTSGIWNHDPNQLSQLLQPGFYFSGRAIPIPKLIAAPLTIGTFVAASYFILSWVEKRYKAYRRKINKPLTQSQISHQLFSLCTFAVFNIYFIFAGRPVGQLMIFSSISMLWLYRTFNRSHQTYTRESLANSLRRQLSKLAVDFSQFLEGRSLEELKPDEVYVLATVLPGVNREYGLQVYKGVLEEVLEQGNVDSANSLEMLQQIRQELALKEEDHFQVLTEVGIENPELLDPSKQRSRENQLRLESYRQALELQLLELVEVGVPLAEALRRKKSQIADLEEEYGITGEEEKEVLTKMFDENSATLRKAEFLVGQLKDLLHRYQVLENLVPDPNAPMFVLLRQVGVERKQQLVAKQLLNILELLGRAPETAEIARSTGLLAENVLPNLLENSDGTVPWEQRLPVEVIAWLQPVSAAVDTYEVEPPTILPADGEVLSPLEQRRQAVLQVLADLVGDVDPLVQAISLYALGKLSPETVVSYAEGILQQCQNRYWLSCEVARQILGHGSDEVVKVQTLIARIEAMGKVREEVFQQPVIRLGSSEINEVVLHDVWVHQQHAIFYLDDEGVNAIDLSGTSGLRVGDRLLQSDRLRLQQGDVVRFGQAEGPAITVKWEKRFPVNTTPTEVMTTLDKLLLLFESSFLQSIEPEALVDLARDAVVKIYRKGEYLCQEGDPSDEILVLIDGSANVTIQQGDRAVAINQINIGESIGEMGTLTRQRRSASVVAAGETNRVLVVTAKSFEALLAKDPELARNLLLIMSGRLQRLTSTVQTQSQ; via the coding sequence ATGTTTCATCGAGTAGCCGAAAGAAATATGCACGTTGTCCGATGGATGCTTACCATCGGTTGGCTGCTACTAATCGCATCCCTATTTTACGACCCCATCTCGCTACAACTCACCCAGCCGGAGAGTCCGCTCCAATCTTTCCAGATCGATCCCCAGCAATGCACCATGGTTCAAGGAGATTGCGTCTACGAAACCCCCTATGGACTAGGCGCGCAAATCTTTTGGGGAATGGTGATTCCCAACGCGGTGATTCTGCTCTTGGTCTTCGGCCACGAAACCTGGCGCAGAGTTTGTCCCCTTTCTTTCCTCTCCCAGATTCCCCGGGCCTTAGGGATGCAGCGACAGCGGAAAATTACCAATGCCAAAACCGGCAAGGTACGCTACGAGCTAGCGAAAGTAAAAAAAGACTCTTGGTTCGGACAAAATCATTTATACCTACAATTCGTCTTACTCTGTTTGGGCTTGTGTACTCGGATTCTGTTTGTTGACTCCAACCGCATTGCCCTCGGCTCTTTCCTCCTGCTCACAATTGTTTGCGCGATCGCCGTTGGCTATCTCTACGGCGGAAAAAGTTGGTGTCAATACTTCTGTCCCATGGCTCCCGTGCAACTGGTTTACAACGGCCCCCGCTCCATTTTCGGAAGCGAAGCGCACCAAGGACCGAAACAAACCGTAACCCAATCCATGTGCCGTACCATCACTGGAGATGGCTTAGAAAAAAGTGCCTGTGTCGGCTGTCAATCTCCCTGCATCGATATTGATGCCGAGCGTTCCTATTGGGAGGCGATCGCCAAACCCGGCCGCTCCCTCGTACAATACGGATATGTGGGATTAGTGATTGGCTTCTATCTCTACTACCAGTTCTACTCCGGCAACCCCGACTACTATACCTCCGGAATCTGGAATCACGACCCCAATCAACTCAGTCAGCTTCTGCAACCCGGATTTTATTTCTCCGGCCGCGCCATCCCCATCCCCAAACTCATCGCCGCTCCGCTCACCATCGGTACCTTTGTCGCAGCCTCTTATTTCATCCTCTCCTGGGTAGAAAAACGCTACAAAGCCTACCGACGCAAAATTAACAAACCTCTCACTCAAAGCCAAATTTCGCACCAACTCTTCTCCCTCTGCACCTTCGCCGTCTTCAACATCTACTTCATCTTCGCCGGTCGTCCCGTCGGCCAGTTGATGATATTTAGTTCTATTAGTATGCTCTGGCTCTATCGCACCTTCAATCGCAGCCACCAAACCTACACCCGAGAAAGCTTGGCCAATAGCTTGCGCCGACAACTGAGCAAACTCGCCGTAGACTTTTCCCAATTTCTCGAAGGTCGTTCCTTAGAAGAATTAAAACCCGACGAGGTTTACGTCCTGGCTACCGTACTCCCAGGAGTTAACCGCGAATATGGCTTGCAGGTCTATAAAGGCGTATTGGAAGAAGTTCTCGAACAAGGGAATGTTGATTCGGCCAATAGTTTGGAAATGTTGCAGCAAATTCGTCAGGAACTGGCCTTAAAAGAAGAAGACCACTTCCAGGTATTGACGGAAGTGGGTATTGAAAATCCAGAACTGCTCGATCCGAGCAAGCAACGCTCCCGAGAAAACCAACTGCGCCTGGAAAGTTATCGCCAAGCTTTAGAGTTGCAGTTATTAGAGCTGGTAGAAGTGGGCGTACCTTTAGCAGAGGCACTGAGGCGGAAAAAAAGTCAGATTGCCGATCTCGAAGAAGAGTACGGCATTACCGGCGAGGAAGAAAAGGAAGTGCTGACCAAAATGTTCGACGAGAACAGCGCGACCTTGCGCAAAGCCGAGTTTCTCGTCGGTCAACTGAAGGATTTGTTGCATCGCTACCAAGTACTGGAAAATTTAGTTCCCGACCCGAACGCGCCGATGTTTGTTCTCTTGCGCCAAGTGGGAGTCGAGCGCAAGCAACAGTTGGTCGCCAAACAGTTGCTTAATATTTTGGAGTTGTTAGGTCGCGCTCCCGAGACGGCGGAGATTGCGCGTTCCACCGGACTGTTAGCGGAGAATGTCCTACCCAATCTGCTGGAAAACTCTGATGGGACGGTTCCTTGGGAACAGCGACTCCCGGTAGAGGTCATTGCTTGGTTGCAGCCGGTTTCTGCGGCTGTAGATACTTACGAAGTAGAGCCGCCAACGATTTTACCCGCTGATGGAGAAGTCCTTTCTCCCCTAGAGCAACGGCGGCAAGCCGTACTGCAAGTACTCGCCGATCTGGTGGGTGATGTCGATCCGCTGGTACAGGCGATTAGTCTCTATGCCTTAGGGAAATTATCCCCGGAGACGGTAGTTTCCTATGCTGAAGGCATTCTCCAGCAGTGCCAAAATCGCTATTGGTTATCTTGTGAGGTTGCCCGGCAGATTCTGGGACACGGAAGTGATGAAGTGGTGAAAGTACAAACGTTGATCGCTCGCATCGAAGCGATGGGTAAGGTGAGAGAAGAAGTATTCCAACAACCGGTCATCCGTTTGGGGAGTAGCGAAATTAATGAGGTGGTGTTGCACGATGTCTGGGTACACCAGCAACATGCCATTTTCTATCTCGATGATGAGGGAGTGAATGCCATCGACTTGAGCGGGACATCGGGCTTGCGAGTGGGCGATCGCCTATTGCAGAGCGATCGCCTGCGTTTGCAACAAGGAGATGTGGTGCGCTTCGGTCAAGCGGAAGGCCCGGCCATTACCGTGAAATGGGAAAAGCGTTTTCCGGTTAATACGACGCCCACTGAGGTGATGACGACGTTGGATAAACTGCTATTGTTATTCGAGAGCAGTTTCTTGCAGTCGATTGAACCCGAAGCCTTGGTCGATCTGGCTCGGGATGCAGTGGTGAAGATTTACCGCAAAGGCGAATATTTGTGTCAGGAAGGCGATCCATCCGATGAAATTTTGGTCTTGATCGATGGTTCGGCCAATGTGACGATACAACAAGGAGATCGTGCTGTCGCGATCAACCAAATTAATATTGGCGAGAGTATTGGCGAGATGGGGACTCTCACTCGCCAACGGCGATCGGCTTCTGTGGTCGCCGCTGGGGAAACCAATCGCGTTTTAGTCGTGACGGCTAAGAGTTTTGAAGCTTTGTTAGCCAAAGATCCAGAACTCGCTCGCAACTTACTCTTGATTATGAGCGGTCGCTTGCAGCGGTTGACCAGTACAGTTCAAACTCAATCTCAGTAA
- a CDS encoding 2Fe-2S iron-sulfur cluster-binding protein gives MIRLKYFNSHSPDQTESIELRPEMAIDGEFFIGRSSRCTINCQSPDISRVHGSISVADGRYFFTDLASRSGSRINNEGAQTNHKYPLKVDDIIRLGDFIMIVEAVEASTTALSENKLSAPAAAVISLPKTTQSSPKKRLTPEEYMPVALVPQADLPRWSKGKTKVRCIGIIDETHDAKTFRFVALSPMLFSYQPGQFVTLNLNINGKPVKRSYSISSTPSRPHTLEITVKRVPPPSDVPDAPPGLVSNWLHDNLQVGDEIEINGPSGKFTCFANPSQDLLFISAGSGITPMMSMSRWVLDTASDCDIVFFHNARTTSDIIFGRELDLIASLHPKFRLAISLTRRQPGEVWSGFTGRLNEYLLACVAPDFYQRTVYVCGPNPFMASVKSLLERMGFPMENYYEESFGGAKVPKKSAAKPEVSTPAVPEAKPAPAVEAKVEPTPAPAPQPPPAPAASSAGATIVFKTSGKEVAVDGDDSILDVAEEHEIDIDSSCRTGACGTCKVKKLSGTVDYQSDPDALDESEVEQGYVLACIATAVGRVEIEA, from the coding sequence GTGATTAGACTGAAGTACTTTAATTCCCATAGCCCCGACCAAACTGAAAGCATAGAACTCCGGCCGGAAATGGCCATCGATGGCGAGTTCTTTATCGGGCGATCGTCGCGCTGTACGATTAATTGTCAATCTCCAGATATCAGTCGCGTACACGGGAGTATTAGCGTTGCTGACGGTCGTTATTTCTTTACTGATTTAGCCAGTCGCAGCGGGTCTCGCATTAATAATGAGGGAGCGCAAACGAATCACAAATACCCGCTCAAAGTCGATGATATTATTCGCCTCGGCGACTTTATCATGATTGTGGAAGCGGTAGAAGCTTCAACAACAGCGTTATCGGAGAACAAGCTATCGGCTCCTGCTGCTGCCGTTATTTCGTTGCCAAAAACAACCCAATCCTCACCCAAAAAGCGGCTTACTCCGGAAGAGTATATGCCGGTTGCTCTGGTACCGCAAGCGGATCTGCCTCGGTGGAGTAAGGGAAAAACGAAAGTTCGCTGTATTGGTATTATTGACGAAACCCACGATGCGAAAACGTTCCGGTTTGTGGCACTATCGCCCATGTTATTTAGCTATCAACCGGGGCAATTCGTTACCTTAAATTTAAATATTAATGGCAAACCGGTGAAGCGATCGTATTCGATTTCTTCGACGCCTTCGCGCCCTCACACTCTGGAAATCACTGTCAAGCGAGTTCCACCTCCCAGCGATGTTCCCGACGCTCCTCCCGGTTTAGTTTCCAACTGGTTGCACGATAACTTACAGGTGGGAGATGAAATCGAAATTAACGGCCCCTCCGGCAAATTTACGTGTTTCGCCAATCCTTCCCAGGATTTACTCTTCATTTCTGCCGGAAGCGGAATTACGCCCATGATGTCTATGTCTCGTTGGGTGCTCGATACGGCCTCCGATTGCGATATTGTCTTTTTCCACAATGCCCGCACTACATCGGATATTATTTTCGGCCGCGAATTAGATTTAATTGCTTCGTTGCATCCGAAGTTTCGATTAGCAATTTCTCTCACTCGACGGCAACCGGGTGAAGTGTGGTCGGGCTTTACCGGGCGGTTAAATGAATATTTGCTCGCGTGTGTTGCTCCCGATTTTTATCAACGCACCGTGTATGTTTGCGGGCCAAATCCATTTATGGCATCGGTAAAATCCTTGCTGGAACGGATGGGTTTTCCCATGGAAAATTATTATGAAGAGAGTTTTGGCGGTGCGAAAGTTCCGAAGAAATCGGCAGCAAAACCAGAGGTGAGTACACCTGCCGTTCCGGAGGCGAAACCTGCTCCTGCGGTAGAAGCAAAAGTCGAGCCAACTCCAGCGCCCGCACCACAGCCTCCTCCTGCACCTGCTGCGAGTTCTGCTGGGGCGACAATTGTGTTTAAAACATCGGGCAAAGAGGTTGCTGTTGATGGGGATGATTCGATTTTAGATGTTGCGGAAGAACACGAGATTGACATTGATAGCAGTTGTCGTACGGGAGCGTGCGGTACGTGCAAGGTGAAGAAATTATCGGGAACAGTTGATTATCAATCCGATCCGGATGCTCTCGATGAGAGTGAAGTGGAACAAGGATATGTTCTGGCTTGCATTGCGACTGCAGTAGGACGCGTGGAGATTGAAGCTTAG